A portion of the Pectobacterium brasiliense genome contains these proteins:
- the lysS gene encoding lysine--tRNA ligase, whose translation MAESQSQGADQAQDLNNELKTRREKLVALRETGIAFPNDFRRDSTSDRLHAEFDAKENEELEELGVEVTVAGRMMTRRIMGKASFVTLQDVGGRIQLYVSRDDLAEGIYNEQFKKWDLGDILGARGKLFKTKTGELSIHCTELRLLTKALRPLPDKFHGLADQETRYRQRYLDLIANDESRNTFRIRSKVMAAIRSFMVDHGFMEVETPMMQVIPGGASARPFITHHNALDIDMYLRIAPELYLKRLVVGGFERVFEINRNFRNEGVSPRHNPEFTMMELYMAYADYKDLIVLTENLFRTLTQDVLGSTTVQYGDQTFDFGKPFEKLTMREAICKYRPETNVADLDDLEKATAIAQSLGIKIEKSWGLGRIVTEIFEETAESSLIQPTFITEYPAEVSPLARRNDQNPEITDRFEFFIGGREIGNGFSELNDAEDQAERFAQQVNAKDAGDDEAMFYDEDYVTALEHGLPPTAGLGIGIDRMVMLFTNSHTIRDVILFPTMRPQK comes from the coding sequence ATGGCTGAATCACAATCACAGGGTGCCGATCAGGCGCAAGATCTGAATAACGAATTAAAAACGCGTCGTGAAAAGCTGGTGGCGCTGCGTGAAACCGGGATCGCATTCCCGAATGATTTCCGCCGTGACAGCACGTCCGATCGTCTGCACGCTGAGTTCGATGCCAAAGAGAACGAAGAGCTGGAAGAACTGGGCGTTGAAGTGACTGTCGCGGGCCGTATGATGACCCGTCGCATCATGGGTAAAGCCTCTTTCGTGACCTTGCAGGACGTCGGTGGCCGTATTCAGCTGTATGTTTCCCGCGACGATCTGGCGGAAGGCATCTATAACGAGCAGTTCAAGAAGTGGGATCTGGGCGATATTCTGGGCGCGCGCGGTAAGTTGTTCAAAACCAAAACTGGCGAGCTGTCCATTCACTGTACCGAACTGCGTCTGCTGACCAAAGCGCTGCGTCCGCTGCCGGATAAATTCCACGGTCTGGCCGATCAGGAAACTCGCTATCGTCAACGTTATCTGGATCTGATTGCCAACGACGAATCTCGTAATACCTTCCGCATTCGTTCCAAAGTGATGGCGGCGATCCGTAGCTTCATGGTCGATCACGGTTTTATGGAAGTCGAAACGCCGATGATGCAGGTGATCCCCGGCGGTGCGTCTGCCCGTCCGTTTATCACGCACCATAACGCGCTGGACATCGACATGTACCTGCGCATCGCGCCGGAACTGTATCTGAAGCGTCTGGTTGTGGGTGGTTTTGAGCGTGTGTTTGAGATCAACCGTAACTTCCGTAACGAAGGCGTTTCCCCGCGTCACAACCCTGAATTCACCATGATGGAACTTTATATGGCGTATGCCGATTATAAAGACCTGATTGTGTTGACGGAGAACCTGTTCCGTACGCTGACGCAGGACGTGCTGGGCTCGACGACGGTGCAATACGGCGACCAGACATTCGACTTCGGTAAGCCGTTCGAGAAGCTGACGATGCGCGAAGCGATCTGCAAATACCGTCCTGAAACCAACGTTGCCGATCTGGACGATCTGGAGAAAGCGACCGCGATCGCCCAGTCTCTGGGGATCAAGATCGAGAAAAGCTGGGGGCTGGGCCGCATCGTGACCGAGATCTTCGAAGAAACGGCAGAAAGCAGCCTGATCCAGCCAACCTTCATCACCGAATATCCGGCTGAAGTGTCACCGCTGGCGCGTCGTAACGATCAGAACCCAGAAATCACCGATCGCTTTGAGTTCTTCATCGGCGGCCGTGAAATCGGTAACGGCTTCTCCGAGCTGAACGATGCCGAAGATCAGGCAGAGCGTTTTGCTCAGCAGGTGAACGCTAAAGATGCAGGCGATGACGAAGCGATGTTCTACGACGAAGACTACGTGACCGCGCTGGAACACGGCCTGCCGCCAACCGCGGGTTTGGGTATCGGTATCGACCGTATGGTGATGTTGTTCACTAACAGCCACACTATCCGCGACGTGATCCTGTTCCCGACGATGCGTCCACAGAAGTAA
- the prfB gene encoding peptide chain release factor 2 (programmed frameshift) gives MFEINPVKNRIQDLSERSAVLRGYLDYDAKKERLEEVNAELEQPDVWNEPERAQALGKERSSLEAIVDTIDQLTQGLEDVNGLLELAVEEDDEETFNDTTVELDALENKLGQLEFRRMFSGQYDSADCYLDIQAGSGGTEAQDWASMLVRMYLRWAEAKGFKTEIIEESDGDVAGTKSATIKIIGDYAFGWLRTETGVHRLVRKSPFDSGGRRHTSFSSAFVYPEVDDDIDIEINPADLRIDVYRASGAGGQHVNRTESAVRITHIPTNIVTQCQNDRSQHKNKDQAMKQLKAKLYEFEMQKKNAEKQAMEDNKSDIGWGSQIRSYVLDDSRIKDLRTGVETRNTQAVLDGDLDKFIEASLKAGL, from the exons ATGTTTGAAATTAATCCGGTAAAAAACCGCATTCAGGATCTGTCTGAACGTAGTGCCGTTCTTAGGGGGTATCTT GACTATGATGCCAAGAAAGAACGCCTCGAAGAAGTAAACGCCGAGCTGGAACAGCCTGATGTCTGGAATGAGCCTGAACGCGCTCAGGCATTGGGAAAAGAACGTTCCTCGCTGGAAGCTATCGTCGACACCATCGATCAATTGACTCAGGGTCTGGAAGATGTGAACGGCCTGCTTGAGCTTGCGGTGGAAGAAGATGACGAAGAGACGTTCAATGACACCACGGTAGAACTGGACGCGCTGGAAAATAAATTAGGCCAGCTCGAGTTCCGTCGCATGTTCTCCGGCCAGTACGACAGTGCGGATTGCTACCTGGATATTCAGGCGGGTTCTGGCGGTACGGAAGCGCAGGACTGGGCCAGTATGCTGGTGCGTATGTACCTGCGTTGGGCGGAAGCCAAAGGGTTTAAAACCGAAATTATTGAAGAGTCAGACGGTGACGTGGCCGGTACGAAATCCGCCACCATCAAGATCATCGGTGACTATGCGTTTGGCTGGCTGCGTACTGAAACGGGCGTACACCGTCTGGTGCGTAAGAGCCCATTCGATTCCGGCGGCCGCCGTCACACCTCATTCAGCTCCGCGTTTGTCTACCCGGAAGTGGATGACGATATTGATATCGAAATCAATCCAGCCGACCTGCGTATTGACGTGTACCGCGCATCCGGTGCGGGTGGTCAGCACGTTAACCGGACAGAGTCCGCGGTGCGTATTACCCACATTCCGACCAACATTGTCACGCAGTGTCAGAATGACCGTTCTCAGCATAAAAACAAAGATCAGGCAATGAAACAGCTGAAAGCGAAGCTGTACGAGTTTGAGATGCAAAAGAAAAATGCTGAGAAACAGGCGATGGAAGACAACAAATCTGATATCGGCTGGGGCAGCCAGATTCGTTCCTATGTTCTGGATGATTCGCGCATCAAAGATTTACGTACCGGAGTGGAAACACGTAACACTCAGGCGGTACTGGATGGCGATCTGGACAAATTTATTGAAGCAAGTTTAAAAGCGGGGTTATAA
- the lpxP gene encoding kdo(2)-lipid IV(A) palmitoleoyltransferase has product MKIKQTFTRALLHPRYWTTWFGLGVLFLLVQLPYPLLMKLGSSAGRLSRLFLKRRVLIARRNLELCFPTISDDKREAMIDNNFASLGMALVETGMAWFWSDRRVRQWFDVSGLEHLQHATAKGQGVMVIGIHFMSLELGGRAMGLCRPMMAMYRPHNNKAMEMVQTWGRSRSNKAMIDRKDLRGMVQALKRGEAVWFAPDQDYGPKGSVFAPFFAVKNAATTSGTYTISRLAKPAMMTTVLIRKPNALGYQLVIQPELQDYPYHDEQAAACYMNKVIEKEIMRAPEQYLWLHRRFKTRPAGEVSLYA; this is encoded by the coding sequence ATGAAGATTAAGCAAACATTTACCAGGGCATTACTCCACCCGCGCTATTGGACGACTTGGTTTGGTCTTGGCGTGCTGTTTTTATTAGTTCAACTCCCTTATCCGCTGCTGATGAAACTCGGTAGCAGTGCAGGTCGTCTATCCCGGCTCTTCCTGAAACGCCGGGTGTTGATTGCCAGACGCAATCTTGAATTGTGCTTTCCTACGATCTCCGACGATAAAAGAGAAGCGATGATCGACAATAACTTCGCTTCGCTCGGGATGGCATTAGTCGAAACCGGTATGGCCTGGTTCTGGTCCGATCGCCGCGTGCGCCAGTGGTTTGATGTTTCAGGGCTGGAGCATTTACAGCACGCGACCGCAAAAGGTCAGGGCGTAATGGTGATTGGTATTCACTTTATGTCGTTGGAGCTGGGCGGTAGGGCGATGGGGCTGTGTCGACCAATGATGGCGATGTACCGTCCGCACAATAATAAAGCGATGGAAATGGTACAAACCTGGGGACGGTCTCGTTCCAACAAAGCGATGATCGACCGTAAAGATCTGCGTGGCATGGTGCAAGCGCTAAAACGGGGTGAAGCGGTATGGTTTGCTCCCGATCAGGACTACGGCCCTAAAGGCAGTGTTTTTGCCCCGTTCTTTGCGGTGAAAAATGCGGCAACCACGAGTGGCACATACACGATTAGCCGTCTCGCAAAACCAGCGATGATGACGACAGTGCTGATTCGCAAACCCAATGCCTTGGGTTATCAACTGGTGATTCAGCCTGAATTACAGGATTATCCTTATCACGATGAACAGGCTGCGGCGTGTTACATGAATAAGGTGATTGAGAAAGAAATCATGCGTGCACCCGAACAGTACCTCTGGCTGCACCGTCGCTTTAAAACCCGTCCGGCAGGGGAAGTGTCTCTGTATGCCTGA
- a CDS encoding helix-turn-helix transcriptional regulator — translation MMTYRDAWFELALLTNGRSFPRHTHDEFVISANLSGLETVWLDGETFVATNDMVTTYNPNQLQGSDNAFDRWQCASLYVHPQAFEHYFHQTFRFSRGWNPSSQLASELKQLVTSDLDDSTRQERIILLLAGLMENQHPMPSQGQLKEAERITRIKDGLLNDLSDVPTLDQLAQQENLSVAHLVRSFNQAVGLPPLAWLMQRRMCKARELLRQGAAISQVAGDVGFADQAHFTKAFNRYNAMTPGQFRRINF, via the coding sequence ATGATGACGTACCGCGATGCCTGGTTCGAACTGGCGCTGTTAACCAACGGCCGTAGTTTTCCACGGCATACGCACGACGAGTTTGTCATCAGCGCTAATCTCAGCGGATTGGAAACGGTCTGGCTGGATGGAGAGACTTTTGTTGCCACCAACGATATGGTGACGACCTACAATCCCAATCAGCTACAAGGTAGCGACAACGCGTTTGATCGCTGGCAGTGCGCATCCTTGTACGTTCACCCACAGGCATTCGAGCATTATTTCCACCAAACCTTTCGGTTCTCAAGGGGCTGGAATCCGTCGTCACAGTTGGCGTCTGAGTTAAAACAGCTCGTCACCTCTGATTTGGACGATAGCACGCGTCAGGAGCGTATTATCCTGCTGCTGGCGGGGTTGATGGAAAACCAGCATCCTATGCCGTCTCAGGGACAGCTCAAAGAAGCAGAGCGGATCACACGGATAAAAGACGGGTTGCTGAACGATCTCAGCGATGTCCCCACGCTCGACCAGCTCGCACAGCAGGAAAATCTGTCGGTCGCCCATCTGGTGCGCTCGTTTAATCAGGCAGTCGGGCTACCGCCTCTGGCGTGGTTGATGCAGCGACGCATGTGTAAAGCGCGGGAGCTGTTGCGGCAGGGCGCTGCGATTAGTCAGGTTGCGGGCGATGTCGGGTTTGCCGATCAGGCGCATTTCACGAAGGCTTTCAACCGCTATAACGCCATGACGCCGGGGCAATTCCGCCGTATCAATTTTTGA
- a CDS encoding LysE family translocator — protein MLLVVFTGMLLSLSLCLDLGMVNTAIINRGLRHGARSAFYIGLGSCFGDLFYATLSVLGLAVVFNLTPVRWVLWIGGGLILIWMTFSMARAAWRDYQVKRFADLSATANAAGFIAPPARYTEFLSGVGMALASPTALLWFAAIGGTIIAQSTDGSAFMIGLFLLGFFVGGVLWTFFLAALVKYGQRLLKERISFYCSLISALLFAYFAWHVISNGYETLFLPLSTAA, from the coding sequence ATGCTGTTAGTTGTCTTCACGGGGATGCTGCTATCCCTGTCACTCTGTCTCGATCTGGGAATGGTCAATACCGCGATTATTAACCGTGGGCTGCGGCACGGCGCGCGCTCGGCGTTTTATATCGGGCTGGGTTCCTGTTTCGGCGATCTGTTTTATGCCACTCTGTCAGTGCTGGGTCTGGCGGTGGTCTTTAACCTGACGCCCGTCCGCTGGGTGTTATGGATTGGCGGCGGACTAATTCTGATCTGGATGACGTTCAGCATGGCGCGCGCGGCATGGCGTGACTATCAGGTTAAACGCTTCGCCGACCTGTCTGCGACAGCGAATGCAGCGGGTTTTATTGCGCCACCTGCCCGCTATACCGAATTTCTCAGCGGCGTCGGCATGGCGCTGGCGTCACCGACGGCGTTACTGTGGTTTGCAGCGATTGGCGGCACGATTATCGCGCAGTCTACCGATGGCTCTGCTTTCATGATCGGCCTGTTTCTGCTGGGCTTTTTCGTCGGCGGCGTGCTGTGGACGTTCTTCCTTGCCGCGTTGGTGAAGTACGGTCAGCGCCTGCTGAAAGAACGGATCTCATTCTATTGCAGCCTGATTTCTGCGCTGCTATTTGCCTACTTTGCCTGGCACGTCATTTCCAATGGCTATGAGACGCTGTTTCTACCGCTCTCCACAGCCGCATAA
- a CDS encoding YybH family protein has protein sequence MKPHPIREIIEACDKAISERNFDALMSYYAEDAALVIKPGMVARGKDDIRKAFVAIADYFKNQLVVEQGNMQVIEGGGDALVIMETVLHYPDEQGSIVTTTRRATYVFRNDANGNWLCTIDNSYGTTLLD, from the coding sequence ATGAAACCACATCCGATACGCGAAATTATTGAAGCCTGTGATAAAGCAATCTCTGAGCGAAATTTTGATGCTCTGATGAGTTATTACGCTGAGGATGCGGCACTGGTTATCAAGCCAGGCATGGTGGCAAGAGGAAAAGATGACATAAGAAAAGCATTTGTCGCTATTGCCGATTATTTTAAAAATCAACTGGTTGTTGAGCAAGGAAACATGCAGGTCATTGAGGGGGGTGGCGACGCTTTAGTTATCATGGAAACCGTTCTTCATTATCCAGATGAGCAGGGGAGTATTGTCACCACAACGCGACGAGCAACCTACGTGTTCAGGAATGACGCTAATGGAAACTGGCTTTGCACAATTGATAACTCTTATGGAACAACACTTCTTGACTGA
- a CDS encoding DUF1176 domain-containing protein: MTFSLPPRLPMLTALITGIPVMAFATTFADSTFFHKDWEVVCDNTLTCRAAGYSPEEQYTGEEEDVPGVSLLLTRHAGQNTPITAEVTLAEVEKEIPKGTKLTLTVDGVDKGLLTSTGDNLWQLNETQIPLVLQALKGSGKVAFHHNGVVSELSGAGAYAGLLKMDEKQGRIGTTDAITKKGNKNSVLSAVAAPVINAAATKQEASRTLTDAEQSAIQKKLLKTLKADDCDSFPPQDYQEAEPIERIPLNDSMSLLSTLCWRAAYNEGYAYWVIDNAMQTQPQLVTTIGVGYENGEITAVQKGRGLADCMSYNAWIWDGKAFQQSSASFTGSCRMIRLGGTWDLPYWTTTVVKPGK, encoded by the coding sequence ATGACTTTTTCTCTCCCTCCCCGCCTCCCTATGCTAACCGCACTGATCACGGGGATTCCTGTTATGGCGTTTGCTACAACCTTCGCTGATAGCACTTTTTTTCATAAAGACTGGGAAGTGGTCTGTGATAACACGCTAACGTGCCGGGCTGCCGGCTACTCGCCAGAAGAGCAGTACACGGGAGAAGAGGAAGATGTGCCAGGTGTCTCACTGCTTCTCACGCGCCATGCCGGGCAAAATACGCCAATAACGGCTGAGGTTACGCTCGCTGAGGTAGAAAAGGAAATTCCTAAAGGCACCAAGCTCACGCTAACCGTTGACGGTGTCGATAAAGGCCTACTCACCTCAACCGGAGACAATCTCTGGCAGCTCAATGAGACGCAGATTCCCCTCGTCCTACAGGCTCTAAAAGGAAGCGGGAAAGTGGCTTTTCATCACAATGGTGTCGTTTCCGAACTGTCCGGGGCGGGTGCCTACGCGGGACTGCTAAAGATGGATGAGAAGCAAGGTCGCATTGGGACAACGGATGCCATCACCAAAAAAGGAAATAAAAACAGTGTATTATCTGCTGTAGCTGCCCCCGTTATCAACGCAGCAGCCACTAAGCAGGAGGCATCGCGGACTCTGACGGATGCAGAACAGTCGGCTATCCAGAAAAAACTGCTTAAGACGTTAAAAGCAGATGACTGCGACAGTTTCCCACCGCAAGATTATCAAGAAGCAGAACCGATTGAACGCATTCCATTGAATGACAGTATGTCCCTACTCAGCACGCTTTGCTGGCGCGCGGCTTATAACGAAGGCTACGCTTACTGGGTTATCGACAACGCCATGCAAACCCAGCCGCAGCTTGTGACCACAATCGGTGTAGGCTACGAAAACGGTGAAATTACCGCAGTACAGAAAGGGCGTGGACTCGCGGACTGCATGAGCTATAACGCATGGATATGGGATGGCAAAGCATTCCAGCAGAGCAGTGCATCGTTCACAGGTTCATGCCGTATGATCCGCCTGGGCGGCACCTGGGATTTACCCTACTGGACGACGACGGTGGTGAAACCGGGTAAATGA